TTGAGGCAGTTCTTAAATCACCATACTCGCTTATAACATCATATGATCCAACACCCATATTCAAATCGGCTGAAGCCTGACCTTTGCTGTTTGTCTTGACAGTCGATTCCTTGCCGTTTACGTTAATTTTAACATTAACGTTAGCAACCGGCACCCCGTTATCTGTCAAGGTAACTGTGTATTTTTCAGATCCTCCCATATACTTTGTGACGTCAGAGGCGGACAGTACCAATTTGCTTTCCTTGATTACATTGTTTTTTCCTTCAAAGATGAAGTCCACATAACCCACATTGTCTATGAATTCGCAATTGGACAGGAGATTATCATTTCCGCTCCATTTGAAAGCACCTGCAGTATTTTCATAGGCATAGGTTATGTCCTTTCTTCGACCGTCTGACTCATACACATATTCCGTATATGTCCTGCCATTCAGATATACCTCATTGGCAGTAAATGAGCAGTCCTCTATGGTACTGTGATTGCCGTTCAGCTCTATTGCACCATACATGAATCCCTGATTTGAAAGAAATATGCAATTCTGAATCAAGGTATTGTTTCCGGTTGCCTGAATTGCACCTGCAGATATCCTGTTGGCGGCATTTCTAAAATCATCAAGGTCCGTATATCCGTTGATGAATGTCAAACCCTTTATTGAAACTCCGCTGGAAACGATTCTTAAAATTAAACTTGAGCAGTTACCATCGAGTATCGTATTGCCAACTCCGATAAGAGTTATGTTTCTGTTGATTCTGATTGGAATGCCTGTACCCTCGTATTTTCCGGATAATTTGACGGTTCCACCTTTCTTTACGCTGGATACTGCATTTTGAATATCCGTAAATGTATTTCCGCTAACTACAATTTCATTAACAGAACCGTCTGTCTGTTCCTTGATTGTAATGCTGAAAAACAGAAGATCACAATGCAAGGTTTCACTACTTGAGCCGAAGCCATCGGCATCTCCCAAACCTGCAATCAAGGAATAAGTTCCTGATTCCAATGCATGGTAATAGGTGGCCAAACCATTGGAATCTGTGATGATTCCATCAATGAAATGATCATAATCTGATTTGACGCCTAATGACACGTTTGCAAGAGGAGAATTGTCCTCCACTTTAGTTAATTTGAAAATGACCGTATTGTCTCCGGGATTTGTTGGAGTTTTCACCACTTCCAGTTTAGCTTCAGTCAGGTTCGAATCATCACCGGACACATAGTAATCATCATTTTCCAATGAAACCGCCGAAAAAAATTCGTTGGCATCATTTTCCAAATCATTTTCGACTTCAGCATTCTTTTGAATAATATTCTCATCGCCCATACTGATTTGCAAATCATCTCCATCAATGGCCACTTCATCTGCTGTGTTTAAATCGGCAGCGCCGGCAGCCGAGATTGCAAGTAATCCTACAATGAAAATGGCCATAAACATGAACTTTTTATTAAACAAATTTTATTCCTCCATTTTTTGTGAAATTATCTTTAAGTAATACTAGATTTCTAACAAAAGATATATAATTATTTAGTTAAAATGGACAAATCATAGTCATTTTCGGCCAATTCTAAAAAAATGTAAATGATTTTTTACAGAGATATCTGATTTAAGGCCATTTCGAGCATTGATGTTAACATTAACGGCCGTGATTTGTAAAAACAGATATGATTGAGTTGCAGGATATATATCCCCATTAAAAATCAAACCCGAAAACCGAAATGGCTGATGGTAATGTAAAAATCGGTCAAATAAAATGAAGAAACCGATGAAAGCATCGATTAAAATCAAGGAAATCGATTTAAAAAAAAAAGAATTTGTAAAGGTGTTTAAACCTTTACTTTTTAACTGTTATTCTAATAGTTTTAGTCACCATCTTATAGTAGCTGTTTCCTGCGAATTTAATAACCGCATTGAATTTTCCCTTTTTGGTCAGTTTGGTAATCTTGAAGGTTGCCTTACCTTTGGAGTTGGTAGTTGCCTTGTAAGTCTTGCCGTTGACCTTTAAAGTGACCTTCTTGTTTTTCATGACCTTGTTCATGTTGGTTTTCAATGTTATTGTGTACTTTTTGGTTTTGACATTGACTTTGAAGGTCTTTTTGGATGCAGTTATCTTAGGAGTTCCCTTTTTGAGAGTAACTTTAACATTTTTGGATGATTTAGCATATATATCGCTGCCTTTGAATGTTATTTTTGCAGTGTATGTCTTAGGAACACTCTTTTTGGTTGGAACTTTAACCTGACCGTTTGCACCAGTAGTGTATGTTTCAGCACCGTTCAAGTCAACAGTTATCCTAGCTCCACTAATCGGTTTGCCGTTGCCATCCTTTAAAGTGATGACAATGTTTTTCTTAACATTAAACACAGTTGCAATATTAGATGCAGTAATTTGAGTAGGAATCTTGTTTACATTTACAGTAACAGTAGTTGAATTCAAAGCATACTTTTTATTATCTCCTGTCAAAATGGTAATTTTAGCAACACCAGTTTTCAAAGCAGTAACAACACCATCATTACTGACACTGACAACACCTGAATTATCCGCAACAAAAGTAACATTCAAACCGGCAGGAACAGTACTATAACTAATAGTGGCCTTTTCACCGATAACCATGTTCATATCCTTGGCAATAATACTGGCATCATTTAAAGTAACTGTGACCCCAATGGTTTTATTTTCAGCAGCAGAATATTTTTCATTACCTAAGAATCTGACAGTGACAGTAGCACTACCAGCACCTACACCAACAAATGTACCGTTACCATCAACACGAACAACACTCACATCACTTGAGACATAATCCAACTCACCAGCACCAGAAGGAATTCACAACAACAATCTCAGTAGAAATCTTAGTTACAGTAACAGCAATATCTTTACTTTTAGCCGGTTCAAATTTGTTATTGCCATCAAATGAAACAGTAACGATGGCAGTACCGATACCTACACCAATAAATGTACCGTTAGCATCAACACGGACAACATTAACGTCACTGGATGTGAAATTCAACTTACCCGCATCATAAGGACTAATGCTAACGCCAGGATCAACCTCATCATCAACCTTCATATCAATAGTGTCATTCCTAACAGAAATCTCAGTAGGAATCTTACTTACAGTTACATAAATGATTTTACTTTCAGCAGCTTCAAATTTGTTATTGCCATCAA
This genomic interval from uncultured Methanobrevibacter sp. contains the following:
- a CDS encoding Ig-like domain repeat protein, whose translation is MFNKKFMFMAIFIVGLLAISAAGAADLNTADEVAIDGDDLQISMGDENIIQKNAEVENDLENDANEFFSAVSLENDDYYVSGDDSNLTEAKLEVVKTPTNPGDNTVIFKLTKVEDNSPLANVSLGVKSDYDHFIDGIITDSNGLATYYHALESGTYSLIAGLGDADGFGSSSETLHCDLLFFSITIKEQTDGSVNEIVVSGNTFTDIQNAVSSVKKGGTVKLSGKYEGTGIPIRINRNITLIGVGNTILDGNCSSLILRIVSSGVSIKGLTFINGYTDLDDFRNAANRISAGAIQATGNNTLIQNCIFLSNQGFMYGAIELNGNHSTIEDCSFTANEVYLNGRTYTEYVYESDGRRKDITYAYENTAGAFKWSGNDNLLSNCEFIDNVGYVDFIFEGKNNVIKESKLVLSASDVTKYMGGSEKYTVTLTDNGVPVANVNVKINVNGKESTVKTNSKGQASADLNMGVGSYDVISEYGDLRTASKVNVKSTITVADAKGTYLNSKASATFLNTNGKALANTKVNFKIGTETYSATTNSNGVTTANIDLGVGTYTVTAVNPVNNEQKTFKLTISKTDSKIALTSTQSNGVATLTATLTPTTASGNVVFNVNSENRNVQINNGKATLTLKDLEPGNYTVTASYNGDKNLNASTSNAVTFSIAEVYPILTAKDLTKTYGTSNKFVVNLVDSKGNAIPNAVVNVDIKGKITPITTGSNGQATMVIGLAPGEYTANATYGNAAQANAKITVKKATPKLTAKAKTFKKSVKNKNYVVTLKTNQNKVMKRAKLTLKVNGKTYSATTNAKGQATFKITKLTKKGKFTGTIAYKGNAYYNKLSKKVKITIK